A genomic window from Salvia splendens isolate huo1 chromosome 11, SspV2, whole genome shotgun sequence includes:
- the LOC121754229 gene encoding trimethylguanosine synthase-like produces MVAARASSVVLQPTRKQRKLLKRKAKVREKRKSMKEKKLKEKSNVTPLVTKYWFQRYDLFSKYDVGIKLDEEGWFSVTPEEIASSQARRFAGAGVVIDAFSGVGGNAIQFAKVCHHVVAVEIDPKKVALASHNAKIYGVQDKIDFVVGDFFQVAPFLKGDVVFLSPPWGGPSYKAKENFTLDLLKPKDGHSLFQVAQAITPNIVMFLPRNVDVLQASELSWLSSPPLDIEVEENLVHGRLKGITVYFGDSKLCL; encoded by the exons ATGGTGGCAGCAAGAGCTTCCTCCGTCGTTCTGCAACCAACAAGAAAGCAGCGCAAGCTTCTCAAACGAAAAG CGAAAGTCAGGGAGAAGCGGAAATCCATGAAGGAGAAGAAGCTCAAGGAAAAATCGAATGTCACTCCACTCGTGACCAAGTACTGGTTCCAGCGGTACGATCTCTTCTCCAAATACGACGTAGGCATCAAATTGGATGAAGAGGGGTGGTTTTCCGTCACGCCGGAGGAAATAGCCTCCAGTCAGGCCCGCCGCTTCGCCGGTGCCGGTGTTGTGATTGATGCTTTCTCTGGTGTTGGAGGAAACGCAATTCAGTTCGCGAAAGT GTGCCATCATGTTGTTGCCGTTGAAATTGACCCAAAGAAGGTTGCCCTGGCATCTCATAATGCTAAGATTTATGGTGTTCAAGATAAAATAGATTTCGTAGTGGGAGATTTTTTCCAGGTTGCTCCTTTCTTGAAG GGAGACGTGGTATTTCTTTCACCACCTTGGGGTGGACCGTCATATAAGGCAAAAGAAAATTTTACACTCGACTTATTGAAGCCAAAAGACGG CCATTCTTTGTTTCAAGTTGCCCAGGCGATAACACCAAACATCGTCATGTTCTTGCCTCGAAACGTCGATGTGCTCCAAGCAAGCGAGCTTTCATGGCTGTCTTCTCCTCCATTAGATATTGAG GTGGAAGAGAATTTGGTGCATGGTAGGTTGAAGGGAATTACAGTCTATTTTGGAGACTCGAAGTTGTGTCTGTAG
- the LOC121753692 gene encoding F-box/kelch-repeat protein At1g22040-like, which produces MGARLSLSSLKSSCSEQVEASPNEACKRQRTSSSYWDENPRLIPNLPDEISMQILARIPRIMYFNGKLVSRSWKAALTSRECYEVRRELGTTEEWLYVLTKLEGEKLMWHALDPVSRVWQRLPLMPNVAAEGGARRGVAGLRLWNTVSSSSIADAIRRWLGRRDALVEVPFCGCAVGAVGGRLYAMGGFCRATAMKSVWQYDPIVNAWTQAAPMSTGRAYCKTDVLNNKLYVVGGVTRGQGGLTPLQSAEVFDPCSGTWSDVPSMPFSKAQVLPTAFLSDLLKPIATGMTSYKGKLYVPQSLYCWPFFVDVGGEVFDPEADSWVEMPAGMGGGWPAKQAGTKLSVIVDGDLYALDPSNSLDTARIKVYNEQGDAWTTIDGDVPVADLADSDSPYLLASFLGKLHVVTKDANHAISVMQAEWRNRLDSGPSTSSSAAVADGVHRMSGNPSSHNVWNVVATRDARSAELVSCVILDV; this is translated from the coding sequence ATGGGAGCAAGGTTGAGTTTGAGCAGTCTAAAGTCAAGCTGCAGTGAGCAAGTCGAGGCATCTCCAAATGAGGCGTGTAAGAGACAAAGGACGTCTTCGAGCTATTGGGATGAGAATCCCCGGCTGATTCCTAATCTGCCTGATGAGATATCGATGCAGATTCTTGCTAGAATCCCAAGAATCATGTATTTCAACGGGAAGCTCGTCTCAAGGAGCTGGAAAGCCGCTCTAACAAGTAGAGAATGCTATGAAGTGAGGAGAGAGCTCGGCACGACAGAGGAGTGGCTCTACGTACTGACCAAGCTCGAGGGTGAAAAGCTCATGTGGCACGCGCTGGATCCAGTTTCCCGTGTGTGGCAACGGTTGCCTCTGATGCCAAACGTTGCTGCAGAAGGTGGAGCGAGGAGGGGCGTGGCTGGCCTCCGTTTGTGGAACACTGTTAGCTCTAGCAGCATTGCGGACGCGATTAGAAGGTGGCTCGGGAGGAGAGATGCCTTGGTGGAGGTCCCGTTCTGTGGCTGTGCTGTTGGAGCTGTTGGCGGCCGCCTCTACGCGATGGGTGGATTCTGCAGGGCTACGGCTATGAAATCCGTGTGGCAGTATGATCCGATTGTAAACGCTTGGACTCAAGCGGCTCCCATGTCCACAGGCCGGGCTTATTGCAAGACGGATGTATTGAACAACAAGCTTTACGTCGTTGGAGGCGTTACCCGAGGCCAAGGTGGGCTGACTCCTCTTCAGTCGGCTGAGGTTTTCGATCCGTGTTCTGGGACATGGTCCGATGTGCCCAGCATGCCGTTTTCAAAAGCCCAGGTGCTGCCAACTGCGTTCCTATCCGACCTGCTCAAGCCTATCGCGACTGGGATGACGTCGTACAAGGGGAAGCTATACGTTCCTCAAAGCTTATACTGCTGGCCCTTTTTCGTGGATGTTGGAGGCGAGGTGTTCGATCCGGAGGCGGACTCGTGGGTTGAAATGCCAGCTGGAATGGGGGGCGGCTGGCCGGCCAAGCAGGCGGGGACGAAGCTGAGTGTGATCGTTGACGGCGACTTGTACGCCCTCGACCCATCCAATTCTCTCGACACCGCCAGGATCAAGGTTTACAACGAGCAAGGCGATGCTTGGACAACCATCGATGGAGACGTGCCTGTTGCTGACCTTGCTGATTCAGACTCTCCGTATCTGCTTGCCAGTTTCCTCGGGAAGCTGCACGTCGTCACGAAAGACGCGAACCACGCCATCTCGGTCATGCAAGCTGAGTGGAGGAACCGGCTCGATTCTGGCCCGTCTACCTCCTCGTCTGCTGCTGTGGCGGATGGCGTGCATCGGATGTCTGGAAATCCGTCTTCGCATAATGTTTGGAACGTCGTTGCAACGAGAGACGCTCGATCGGCGGAGCTAGTGAGCTGTGTCATCCTTGATGTGTAG